The window CACGTAACGCTAACGTATACATAATGTGATAATTAGCAATTTCCTCAGAGCGACCGTCAAGAAGCACTTTGTGGTTTATTAGACGACGTAACCTCTTTATGAGCGGCTACAGTGTCGAATTACCTCCCTAAAATGACGGGGTTTTGCCATGAGAAGcttaataatatcatataacCTACTGGatatttttatacgtatatTCAAAGTAAATCAAAGAGCAATTTCTGATATCGGTGCCTAATCCAAATGAAGATGAATGTACCCCTTTTTCTacatcattttaaataaaaaaatccttttatatCATACACTACTGTGATCATAAGTCTTCGACCAGTCTGTTCCATGAAATTCTGTGCTTTTTTTCTGTAAGGTTTTCTTCCTTCTAACTTATTGTAACACTGAAAATTAaaagatgtaaaaaataaaaacacacgCAAACTGCACCTCTTGTTTTGTTATGTcgtttaataaatgtaaaataggAAACATTGTAAGTACATCATTTTAATTGTTAGAATTTCAGGGATATGCTATAAAAGTTACTGACAATTATCATATTAGGGACTTATGCTACTTGACAAAATCCTCCCAAGTCCTCAAAATATATTGCTTAGTATAAGTTAGTCACAAAACTATGTTAGTTATATAGCAAGGTAAAGGTTGTGGCGAATCATCGCAGTCTAACTTACTCGTGATCATAACAGACGTAGTTATTACCCAGTGAGGGGCGGCTTGGACGGTGACATGTCACACTGTAACACTGTTTTGTGTCCCAAACCAAAGAGAACTTTGCCTGCAGTCATTTTAATTCATTACTGTCCAGCTGCTGGGGTTATGGAATTGAAGAAGGGTTAAGCCTTTTGTTCTGCACGTTGGAAAAGTGCAATTtagagtaataataataatgtcctagccgatatacggctacggcggtcagtttcattgaaactggccatctgtgcaggactttgtttatagtatccaagtgtgtgcacaatacacaggtacactctctattccatcactctcatagtttggtgggacggataaccgacacgaccagtgagaggtcaggcgcaggaccgacggatTTACgcgctctccgaggcacggaggtcttcgacctcaacttcctaactccgggcaatctctaagaaattcttaacagaaaatctcggaaaagactttttggcccgacccaggattcgaacccgagacctctcgcaccgcagtcgcatatactaccgaccgcgccacagagacagttatTTAGAGTATTATTCCTctaagaattgttttaaaaatattcaaataatccagttttaaacatatttattcgaAGTCGTTAATGTGTTACCTAGGTTTGACTTGCGTAGGATGTAAAAGATCCGTGCTTACACAACATGACTATATTATTCAACTTGTCATATTAGGCTTAAAACTAGCGTATCTATAAAACACAGgcatttgtaaaacaaaacgtaaaaaaacGTTTCGATTGTCCAGTGCAAGTTCAAGGAAAAGGCTTCGCTGGACAATGATAATTATGTACATTCATACGAGTCCATCTGTAAATAGTCAATCTGACgtaactgaaatatattttcatttcaattcaaAAGAAAAACCTTTTACTCGTAACAAATGTACAGCACCCCGCGCAGGTCGTAAAATTCAAATCAGTTTGCCTAGATATCGAAAGCTGGGTTGACCTCCTTACTCCCTAGTTACTACTACGTATTGTGTAAAGGAAGGTATGAAGATTGGTGGACtagattttgtatataataacgCAAGTAGGCAGGTAGTGAGCTTCTCTTTACGTCTTTATGATAAACTAGCTAACCCGTACAAAGGTTTATCTCAACTTTAGCCGCTTAGAGAATAATGGTTAGAAAGAAGCTAGTATCATCGATCTTCATCTATCTGGATCTCAAATGACAACACATTCACCGCAGTTGTGCCCTGATATCTTTGCATTGGTTTAGATCTGTGATTGACAGACATCTTTAGATATTTAGGtacaaatgaaaacattttaattttagagCTACTAATGAGtaagttacaattattttttattgatctaTTCAGACAACTAACCTAATCGTTCGGCCAAAAACTATTGATTAAAACAATGATAAGAAAAGCAGCCGACAATTTCGTGAGAGTCTTCAAAAATTCatattaaagcaaatatttttatttcaaatagttttcaCGACTAAAAGTTAAATAACACATAGTAAACTCCACAATAAGACCAATAGACCGTATTATTGAATGGTTCTATCTAACATTGGTGGACCTATTATCCTGCGTCGAGGTCCGATGCGCGGGCGCAGTTGCCGTGCGCTCAGCAGCGCGTACACCCTCCTGCCGATACCGCAGGACTCACTCCAGGTGGACATaggtaagaaaatattttcactattatctactttatttatataaaatgtaaggTTTAATTTGCCTCGTATTTATGTGCCTTTTGTGATCTTTAGTACCGTCAACTGTGGCATCTTTACTTTGCAATGCTAACTTTACCAACTGAaaaatttaggtattttatttttactgggaattgtatttggtaaatgtatgtatgtataatttaatataaatcaaaattgttgatgcaagTCTTGGTTAGTAGCACTTTATCATTGAAATCAAACATatctgtaattaaataatgtataagtaAAGTTACTACGACACAGTAGAGATGCCACAGTTGATTGTAATTGTTGAATTCATCTTAAATATTCTAGAAAAGAAGAATCTGCAAAAAGGTTTTACTTGGTTATTTCAGAGTTCATAATTGGTTTTTAAAGAGTTAATGTATTGTAGTTACTATGTTCTTCTCTAAACCGGTTTCCTATTCGATGATGTAGAATAGGGAACCCGTAGTTTGAGTTGAGTGGTTTTATTGTAGTGCCAATTTCAATTTGGTGTAGTTGTTAGGTGGGTAGGATTGTTAAATCTAATACTCTCGTTGTGTTACGGCATTGCCGGCTTAGGCTATGTTCATCTGGTATActcatttcaaaaataataattagtatttacttCTTTTCTTGATTCATTCATTCGTCGTATGGATAGTGGTTAAAATGGtgccaaaattgttcaagcTGCCTTAAACATGACGTAACTACCACTTTTAACTCTCTCACtcacttttttgttattaagatCAGTCATCTTCAACTGCGTATCTATCTTCTCTTGATTTGCATAAATCTTAGCAATTGATAAGATatttttagttagttagttgtaACTTAACCCCATAGCGTAAAAATTGCATCTCAAATTTTGGTAAATTGTAGAGTAGCTTTAGTAGAGTCAtcattagtataattttatttgtatcatatTCTGCGATACAATTACAATGTAAAATCGTACCAAACAGCTACACGGTCCGAAACGCTATTAAACGACTCAAGGGGTCAAATCAGATGCAACTAATTACTGTAGGTAGCATGAATGAAAAGTGCAATAGTAGGTAGTACTTTAATATTTCATGTACCTACTGGTCCGCTTGTTAAGTATCACGTGAGCAATTGAGTGACCTAAGAATGTAAGGACCTATCCTCGAAGTTCATTCATTAATCGTTTAGAAGGTCAGGAATTCAGGATGCTCTGATTTGTTCTAACTGCAGTTATCAcatagtagctcgattctctactactatcgactaccaacaaccggctagctatcaagaaattttgcacgaaaatctatTTAGCGCCACTACCGGGatccgtaaaaactattttggcagtacattaatatcaaactctcgatactcgacagtaccgactctAGAGAATTGCGCTTCAGTTTCGGGATATTAACCAAGTAACTTTCCGAATATACATGAAAGATTCTCTActctcttttcttttttatatgcAGCTGGCATATTAGTTTTTGGATTGATATATCTAATATAATCTATTTGTATTTAACGTCTATCTGGACTTAGCTAATACAGAAACAATTGCCTCATGGCCTGAGGGCATTAGCAACTTCGCATTACTcccattaatattatttttagtggTAGTTTGTGTTTCCGACGCTACAGAAGGGCCAGGCATAGGGCTCAGGTGCTGAGATCTGCGACCCTTATACTCATACTCCAGGTTAAAACTGAGAATTTATGGACAGGAGTAATTACGAGTAGCATTTTTGTCCCGGCGCTGGAAATAGTACTCGATTCAGTCGGATACCCGACAATTTCTTCTCAGATACGATAAAAAGTCACTTATTCGTATTCTAAAGCTCCTAACTTCTCCCAGGAACAGTAACCCATCCAAGATGACGGTGAAGAAGCGTGTGTCAGACCTGACGAGCCTGGAGCGGTTCAACATGTACTACCGCGAGAAGGAGGCGCCTCTCACCGGCATGCAGAAGTTCAAGCGCTTCGTCTGGAACCCCAAGACCAAGCAGTTCTTCGGAAGAACTGGAGCCAGCTGGTGTAAGTTAATACTGGATTACTCCcgtcccactgcttggcaaggggCTCCTCCCAGACGAACTTTTCGATGAGAAATATCTTGCATATCtattaaaattgtagagtttgtttggttggacgcgctaatctccgaAAACAttggtgcgaattgaagaattattttactataatggCCATTTGTCTGTCTCATCATATTTTACGGTAAACTGTAGCAAAAAGTAGGTTTTAGATGAATGCCGAGGCATTATGGACAATAACAAAAATCcaataattgtaattgttacCTGACAAGGAAAATTTGTTCAGAGTACCTACAGTTACTGGATTAGACAAATTACCAGGAATTTGGAGTCCATGAATCCCGTCACCTTGTACCTCATCAGACTTAGCAACTATGAGTCAAAAGCAAACCAACGAATACCGGAGACTACATAACGTACATAACGCACATAAAGACGGTGGAACGGAAGCGACGGCGGCTGATTGCTTCAAATGCTTCAATGAGATCATTGGCGCATCCTGCGCGAGCGCACGCCGCCGACCACTGCTCAGCGCTCGTTACAACCGGACCACGGCCGGTTCGTGGCCTTTGGAGAAAGATACATTTgatatacagttttatttattcactgtagtaaattaaatagctctcttttatcatattatttttcaaaaaacttaaacttagaAAGATCTACTTGGTTGTTAAAGTTGCCAATTTTACTTATAGGCTTATGATCATTCCTTTCTAATTCTTTAACGAATATTGTCAGTTATGATcgtctaaatataaattaaataaacaatcataGGAGTTTCTCTTACCATCCAGCCTCCCACAGGTAGAAATATGAGGCCTATTTACGCAAATAAATCATCGgcgttttattttatcataaagttACTTACAAAAACTGATCACGTAAGGACTTAGTGTACTTCTTAGTAGCGTTTTACCAGAAGCGTGGGATCTAATTTAATTTCGATCACCATTTGACTCGAAAGTCCTaccacaaaattaaatcaacatAAAGAATCATTCTATGTGAACAATAACCTTTATTTGCATTAGCTTCTTTTagattgtagttttatttttgaggtACTAATTAaatccctcattacgggaggaaacctatgtccagcagtgggacatgaaagggttaaatttatttatttattaataaatactgaATGGTAATAGATGTTAAGTAGCTTTTTGCTGATGACAATCGATTTGCTACAGCATTATTGACACACAATGAGTCTGAggcattaataattaattcatctttaattaattataattattaatcgcaagaaaataaaaaccttcCTTGTATTTTCAGCCAAAATCGCCCTCTTCTACTTCATATTCTACGCAGCGTTGGCAATCCTCGTCGCTATCTGCATGTGGACCTTTCTTCAACTCCTGGACGCGAGGCAGCCCAAGTGGCAGCTGGAAGCCAGCATCATCGGCACCAACCCTGGCCTCGGGTTCAGACCCATGCCGCCAGAGGTCGCTAGCAGCGTCATCTGGTACAAGGGCAATGACCCCGGCAGTTATCAGTTCTGGGTTAAGGAATTGTCTAAGTTTTTAACAGGTTAGTTAGGTTTACTTTTTCttcttagaatttattttaagactgACTAATGGTTCTGGTAATGACTAATAATTATGACAACCGCCTTTTACGATAACATATTTCATGTTAATTAAACGCAAAATACGTATAcaacaaagtttattattatcataataagtcACACGAAGATTTCAGACATTAACACAGTTTAATAAGAAAATGTTCATTAATCACAAACactaatttataaaacacatttttaatcaaaaatattaaatatgtctACAACAAAATTACCCATAACTACATCGTTCTTCCCTAGTGTACAAACGCGACGGCAAAAAAGCAGGTGCAAGTCAGAACATCCACAACTGTGACTTCAAGCTCCCAGCTCCAGCCGGGAAGGTCTGTGACGTGGACATCAGTGCCTGGAGTCCATGCATCGAGGAGAACCACTTTGCCTACCAGAAGTCCACTCCTTGCATCTTCCTCAAGCTCAACAAGATCTTCGGATGGAAACCTCACTTTTACAACAGCTCTGACAGTCTACCTTCAGAAATGCCTGAAGATTTGAAGGAGCATATCAGGAATATTACTGCTTATGATAAGAATTATGTAAGTAGCTTTGAGGATATTAACTTTTCTAAATAGTCTCTGAAGTTGTGGGACCGTTGATTCCAGTCTTGGCAGTCATGTATCAAGTGGTTGATTGATTGCAACGTGAGTAATTGGAATTTAAATTCCACTCATCCTAACCAGTGAGGAGGAGGTAGAGGAAAACGTCCACTTATCCCCACGGTCGGGGCCAGCTGGTCGGGAGTAGTGATGCAGTCCCAATTTTAAATAGGCATCAAATACGGAGCCTCTGTGTCGTTGTTTATCGTCAACATGACAATAACTTGCTCTTTCAAGCCTCTTATTAGTTTTCAACTACATAATCTTCAAAGTTCAGAAAAGGTAAAAGTTCAGTTTCACATGTCATAAAGTATTCCCTTATTGACTCTGAACAACGTTCCACTCCTTAATCTATAAATATGAACTTAAAATTgatctaacaatattttttttttgttttccagCTGAACATGGTGTGGGTATCCTGCCAGGGCGAGAACCCAGCTGACCGGGAGAACATCGGACCCGTACAGTACATGCCAAACAGAGGCTTCCCTGGCTATTACTTCCCCTTCACCAACCAGGAGGGGTACCTCAGTCCACTAGTGGCTGTGCACTTGCAAAGGCCTAAGAGTAAGTCGGTTTACAGATCAGTTTTACACGATTCGGTGAATATTAGGTAACTGAAACAATCTTGTTCTAAAAGTAACAAATTACTGGGAAGGATTTTAAGAGAAATTTTAGCAAAGAGTTTTTAAGGAATGCCTTTTCGAAAAGGCATCAGATGCAGAAATAAACCCACCACTGAGCTAGTCACTAAGTGTTTTCTTAGCATTTAACCAGCTTTAAAACAGAAAGTGTTTTTAATTCGTACGTTCACCAATTATTCAAAGACACTTGGGGCAATACAAAAGATGTAACACTTCTTTTACGCTGACGCTAAGACCGGTTCGTTTACGCACTCGGTATTCACTGATATACCGATGAATATTCTCTATAGACCATCATTCTTTAACCACTTCTCAATTGTTCTTTCAGCGGGCATGCTGATCAACATAGAGTGTCGTGCGTGGGCGAGGAACATTAAGTACGACAGACACGAGGCCATGGGCGCCGTGCACATCGAGATCATGATCGAGTAGACCTACCTTCTGTGTGGAGTGAATGAGGAGACAAGAGACCAGCGATGCGGCTCCTAAGACCAATCAAACCGATATTGTGGGACCTGTAGATCATAGATTATTTTGGGAAAATAACATGACTTTAAAAATGGCTCATATTACAGCTTTTAAGCTTTGCTTTAGGGTTAAATTACAGCTGGTATTTCAAAGCATAAATCGTTTTAAGTCTGCTGGAAAAATGCATTCGTTTGTCTCTTGGATGAAGTGATTATGAATGAGTATGAATTATGTATGAatatctatgtattttatattttcgatgtatgtaggtatatgtatggCATGTTATCGattcaattcaaattattttgtgtgaaaCATTAAACAATATAGATATACTTATATGAAATTACCATTATACTAGAATTGAGGTTAATGTGCATTTagtaatacatttatgtattaaatcTGAAGAATCGATGcggataaaagaaaataataatgtatgtatgtattgttgtagtttaaataaatacaaaataatttgaatatattcCAGCACaataaacgtttaaataatgaaacattaTGAAAGGCGATTTGTGTGTGTGTTGATAAAATGAGTGagattaatttgtaatttattttaataaatgtagatcTATACCAAGACTTGCTTATTTATTTCCATACCTTTACCATAGGTGCATCTgttctcgggttcgaatcctgggtcagCCGAAATGTTATTGggattaaataactttaatcgGAATATTTATACTGTAGCTTCAATTTGGTTGCAGTCTGTTGA of the Anticarsia gemmatalis isolate Benzon Research Colony breed Stoneville strain chromosome 3, ilAntGemm2 primary, whole genome shotgun sequence genome contains:
- the LOC142987155 gene encoding sodium/potassium-transporting ATPase subunit beta-2-like: MTVKKRVSDLTSLERFNMYYREKEAPLTGMQKFKRFVWNPKTKQFFGRTGASWSKIALFYFIFYAALAILVAICMWTFLQLLDARQPKWQLEASIIGTNPGLGFRPMPPEVASSVIWYKGNDPGSYQFWVKELSKFLTVYKRDGKKAGASQNIHNCDFKLPAPAGKVCDVDISAWSPCIEENHFAYQKSTPCIFLKLNKIFGWKPHFYNSSDSLPSEMPEDLKEHIRNITAYDKNYLNMVWVSCQGENPADRENIGPVQYMPNRGFPGYYFPFTNQEGYLSPLVAVHLQRPKTGMLINIECRAWARNIKYDRHEAMGAVHIEIMIE